A window of Macrotis lagotis isolate mMagLag1 chromosome X, bilby.v1.9.chrom.fasta, whole genome shotgun sequence contains these coding sequences:
- the ZNF572 gene encoding zinc finger protein 572 has translation MEQGEELLVPNLEGSKEKEILRRSYTESKNNLETLDQKYPKDEEPKDIPSEWSEKDVSPNIEHEDTKEIPLGRNKGVRFWSFEWKDIHENNCKVETQWGKSVGKEQSKSISWEWGTRKNIDLAIHQALPKRDKSHKCFECQKSFNNSSHLRTHQRTHTGEKPYKCSECEKCFSNSSHLIQHQRTHTGEKPYQCNECGKSFSNTSHLIIHERTHTGEKPYKCPECGKSFSSSSHLIQHHRSHTGEKPYECPVCGKCFSHSYVLIEHQRTHTGEKPYKCLDCGKRFSQSSSLIRHQRTHTGEKPYKCLECGKSFGCNSTLIKHQRIHTGEKPYKCPECGRNFSRSSNLITHRKTHMGEKSFESTEFGINLNHNCNSVERQRTQPGEKTYKCCECGKSFNLSSHLIRHQRTHTGEKPYRCPECWKTFSQSSTLVIHQRIHTGEKPYKCPDCGEGFSQSFNLIRHRKTHIGEKPYKCTDCEKSFSRSAYLNQHQKTHIRAKLFHFPEVEENFTHERN, from the exons ATGGAGCAAGGGGAAGAGTTGTTGGTACCAAATCTTGAGGGCTCCAAGGAGAAAGAGATTTTGAGAAGGTCTTATACAG AGAGtaagaacaatttggaaactCTTGACCAGAAATATCCTAAGGATGAGGAGCCTAAGGACATACCATCAGAGTGGTCTGAGAAAGATGTTTCCCCAAACATTGAACATGAGGATACTAAAGAAATTCCATTAGGAAGGAACAAAGGGGTCAGGTTCTGGAGTTTTGAGTGGAAAGATATTCATGAGAATAACTGCAAGGTAGAAACTCAGTGGGGGAAATCTGtaggaaaagaacaaagtaaaTCTATTTCCTGGGAATGGGGCACCAGAAAAAACATTGACCTTGCTATCCATCAAGCGTTACCGAAAAGAGACAAATCCCACAAATGTTTTGAATGTCAAAAGAGCTTCAATAACAGCTCTCACCTTCGAACTCATCAAAGAACTCACACAGGAGAAAAGCCTTATAAATGTTCAGAGTGTGAAAAATGCTTTAGTAACAGCTCCCATTTGATTCAGCATCAGAGAACTCATACAGGAGAAAAGCCCTATCAATGTAATGAGTGTGGGAAAAGCTTTAGCAATACCTCTCACCTTATTATCCATGAGAGAACCCATACAGGAGAGAAGCCCTATAAGTGTCCAGAATGTGGGAAGAGTTTCAGTAGCAGTTCGCATCTTATTCAGCATCACAGATCTcatacaggagagaaaccttatgagtgtCCTGTGTGTGGGAAATGCTTCAGTCACAGCTATGTCCTAATTGAACATCAAAGGACCCATACAGGAGAAAAGCCCTATAAATGTCTTGACTGTGGGAAAAGATTTAGTCAGAGTTCCAGTCTTATTCGCCATCAGCGCACACACACTGGTGAGAAACCTTACAAATGTCTCGAATGTGGGAAAAGCTTTGGTTGTAACTCTACCCTCATAaagcatcagagaattcacacaggaGAAAAACCATATAAATGCCCAGAATGTGGGAGAAATTTTAGTCGCAGCTCAAATCTTATTACACATCGGAAAACACACATGGGAGAGAAATCCTTTGAGAGTACAGAATTTGGAATAAATTTGAATCACAATTGTAATTCAGTAGAACGGCAAAGAACTCAGCCAGGAGAGAAAACATATAAGTGTTGTGAATGTGGGAAAAGTTTCAATCTTAGTTCACATCTTATTAGACACCAGAGAACACACACAGGAGAAAAACCTTATAGATGTCCTGAGTGTTGGAAAACTTTCAGTCAAAGCTCTACACTGGTGATccaccagagaattcatactggagaaaaaccctatAAATGTCCTGACTGTGGGGAAGGATTCAGTCAAAGCTTTAACCTTATCAGGCACCGAAAGACCCATATaggagaaaaaccttataaatgtacTGACTGTGAGAAATCTTTCAGTCGTAGTGCCTACCTCAATCAGCATCAGAAAACACACATAAGAGCAAAGCTTTTTCACTTCCCTGAAGTTGAGGAAAATTTTACTCATGAAAGGAACTAG